A window of Cryptomeria japonica chromosome 3, Sugi_1.0, whole genome shotgun sequence contains these coding sequences:
- the LOC131874200 gene encoding G-type lectin S-receptor-like serine/threonine-protein kinase At2g19130: MDPSGAKQFVLTWNNSVQYDTTGTWDGIIFSGIPEISEKHIYNVSVEGNSSGLYFTYTLVPNFNALARFVVTKFGQGQQFSFESTGWNMFWSVPRDACAVYGPCGPYGTCDSRNLALCSCEEGFKPSDNHAWVSQDWASSGCVRQSPLNCSTDRFIDLGVTLPDDGASSYPETTKKDCKETCLCNCSCTAFAFNPPSGPCQIWSGDLLNMRNSTPSKINSNVFIRVGASQLSMKRKTTSIVGVVLGIVGALTVALGICSFLLWQKHQQRSMDRRADSSDSFLRMSSYKELKIATRNFRSELGSGGSGSVFKGSLPDGSKRLLIYDYMPNGSLNSMLFTSNAKSKGKVLDWKTRFEIALGTARGLLYLHEECRGYIIHSDVKPENILLDGDLSPKLANFGLAKLMGRDLSRVLTTTRGTRGYLAPEWVSGLPITPKVDVYSFCMTLLEIISG; encoded by the exons ATGGATCCTTCTGGTGCAAAACAATTCGTACTGACATGGAACAATTCTGTACAGTATGATACGACTGGAACTTGGGACGGCATAATTTTCAGTGGAATTCCAGAAATTTCAGAGAAACATATTTACAATGTCAGCGTTGAAGGTAATAGCTCTGGTTTGTATTTCACTTATACTTTGGTTCCTAACTTTAATGCTCTCGCACGCTTCGTCGTAACTAAGTTCGGACAAGGGCAACAGTTTTCATTCGAAAGCACTGGTTGGAACATGTTCTGGTCTGTGCCCAGAGATGCATGCGCCGTATATGGTCCCTGTGGTCCGTACGGAACCTGTGACTCGAGAAATCTGGCGCTCTGCAGCTGTGAAGAAGGCTTCAAACCCTCAGACAATCACGCCTGGGTTTCGCAAGATTGGGCGTCTAGTGGCTGTGTTCGGCAGAGCCCGTTAAACTGTAGCACTGACCGATTCATCGACCTTGGTGTAACGTTGCCTGATGATGGCGCTTCGTCATACCCTGAAACCACAAAAAAAGATTGCAAGGAAACCTGCCTCTGCAACTGCTCATGCACCGCGTTCGCTTTCAATCCGCCTTCAGGGCCGTGCCAAATCTGGTCCGGAGATTTGCTAAACATGCGCAACTCTACTCCATCAAAAATCAATTCAAATGTCTTCATTAGAGTAGGTGCTTCTCAACTTTCAATGAAACGCAAAACCACAAGTATTGTAGGCGTCGTGCTTGGTATCGTTGGTGCACTCACTGTTGCCCTAGGTATCTGTTCATTTTTACTTTGGCAGAAGCATCAGCAGCGATCGATGGATAGGCGTGCAGATTCCTCGGACTCCTTTCTGAGAATGTCTAGTTACAAGGAGTTGAAGATTGCAACCAGGAATTTCAGGTCTGAGTTGGGAAGCGGAGGATCCGGCTCAGTGTTCAAAGGATCTCTACCAGACG GATCAAAACGATTACTGATTTATGATTACATGCCCAACGGCTCTCTGAATTCCATGTTGTTCACAAGTAATGCTAAAAGTAAGGGGAAGGTACTCGACTGGAAAACCCGATTTGAGATCGCATTAGGCACTGCCAGAGGGTTACTCTATCTTCACGAGGAATGCAGAGGTTACATCATTCACAGCGATGTTAAGCCCGAAAACATTCTGTTGGACGGTGATTTGTCACCGAAATTGGCCAATTTTGGGTTGGCAAAGCTTATGGGTAGAGATTTGAGCCGCGTTCTAACCACTACAAGAGGAACGAGAGGTTACTTGGCTCCAGAATGGGTCTCTGGTCTACCCATCACTCCCAAGGTTGACGTCTACAGTTTTTGTATGACGCTCTTGGAAATCATTTCGGGGTGA